In Desulfobacterales bacterium, the genomic stretch CCTTTTCTGAAGCGGCGTTTTTCCCTCTTCCGCCGCTTGCAACAGCGTCGCGATTTTCCCGAGTTCCGTCGTCATGCCGGTTGCCGTAACCAGGCCGATCCCCCGGCACAAGGTCTGAAGCCGGAATAACGGATTGCTCGCCGATGAACCCAGAAATGAGCGCCGCGGCGATAAGGATCATAATCAGAAAATCCGAAAATTGATCCAGGAGCATGCTTAAGGCGGTTTTCCCTTTTTTTTCGACCAGTTCGTTCGGTCCGAACCGCTGCAACCGCATTTCGGCTTCTTCCGGCGCAATCCCCGTCAGGGATGAATTGATTTCCGCCAGCGCTTGCGCCGTGCTCATCGTGTGCCGTGCCACTGCTCCATCTTCGCTCATGGACTCCTCGTTTATCGGCCCGCCGATTCAGGTCGGGGGCAACCGGTTCGGGTTCACCCAAATAAAAAGACCTTTGCCACGGATTACCCGGTGGCAAAGGTCTTGCTTGTTAGAATTCTCTAACCAGTGGTACCGGATTTTCAGGCCGTGTTGACGATAGCCACTGATTCAGCTACTCCCCTTTGTTGCGCGATGGTTCAAATCATTCATTCACTTGTCAAGATACAATCTTCGTTGGGAAAAAACCAAGCCGGCCCAGTCTTTTTCCGTTTCTTCCCACCGGCAGGACATGCACGCATCCTCATAACTGGTTTTGATATCCGCGCATTCATTCTGCTTTATCCCCGATAGCACGATGGCGCCACCGTCCCGCAAATAAGCCGTGATAACGGGTTTTAATCCATGAAGGGTGGGGGCACGCAGGTTTGCCGTCACCAGGGAAAATTGATGACCAGGTAAATCCGTCAGGGAATCAACCGGTTTTATCTTTCAGCACCGCCGCTATCGTCTCTCTGAGCTGAACCAGTGTATAGGGTTTTACGATCCTGGCATTAAAACCGTACCGGGAATATTCAAGAATGACAGGCGCATTGACATGCCCGCTGGAAACGATGGCCCGAACGCCGGGATCGATTTCCTTAAGTTGCTGAAGCGCTTTTTCAGCCCCTGCGCCGCCTTTGATGGTGAGATCCAGAATGACTGCATCGTAGGGCGCACCTTCTTCAATCGCTTTCCGGTACCATTGGCAAGTCTCTTTCCCATTCGTTACGATCGTGGGTTCATATCCAAGATGGGAAAGCATGTTGCCGGCAAGCGTTGCCAAAATAGCCTCGTCCTCCAT encodes the following:
- a CDS encoding cation-transporting P-type ATPase, with protein sequence MSEDGAVARHTMSTAQALAEINSSLTGIAPEEAEMRLQRFGPNELVEKKGKTALSMLLDQFSDFLIMILIAAALISGFIGEQSVIPASDLVPGDRPGYGNRHDDGTRENRDAVASGGRGKNAASEKAGRIREKACLCRDRHLWRRFWGFRYPFSRYTFSG
- a CDS encoding 50S ribosomal protein L11 methyltransferase, producing MKPVDSLTDLPGHQFSLVTANLRAPTLHGLKPVITAYLRDGGAIVLSGIKQNECADIKTSYEDACMSCRWEETEKDWAGLVFSQRRLYLDK